In a single window of the Actinomycetota bacterium genome:
- a CDS encoding cyclodeaminase/cyclohydrolase family protein, whose protein sequence is MLFYQMLLFTGIKGASLNIDINLNEIEDKNYIIEKKKELNRIIRVL, encoded by the coding sequence ATGTTGTTTTATCAGATGCTACTCTTCACTGGGATAAAAGGAGCATCTTTAAACATAGATATAAATTTGAATGAGATAGAGGACAAAAATTATATAATTGAAAAGAAAAAGGAATTAAATAGAATCATCAGAGTTTTATAA